A window of the Leucothrix mucor DSM 2157 genome harbors these coding sequences:
- the clpS gene encoding ATP-dependent Clp protease adapter ClpS, with product MANKHEIDDDSGLAVEESRPEVKEPKRYSVILMNDDFTPMEFVVEVLMVFFNLDHESATRVMLNVHQKGKGICGVFTREIAETKVVTVNEYARKSQHPLLCTMEEA from the coding sequence ATGGCGAACAAGCATGAGATAGACGACGATTCTGGTTTGGCGGTAGAGGAATCCCGCCCAGAAGTCAAAGAACCAAAACGTTATAGCGTTATACTAATGAACGACGATTTCACTCCAATGGAATTCGTTGTCGAGGTACTAATGGTGTTCTTTAATCTGGATCATGAATCCGCCACTCGCGTTATGCTAAACGTGCACCAAAAGGGCAAAGGGATCTGCGGTGTCTTTACCCGAGAGATCGCAGAGACCAAAGTTGTCACGGTGAACGAGTATGCGCGCAAGTCACAGCACCCCTTGTTATGTACCATGGAAGAGGCCTAA
- the clpA gene encoding ATP-dependent Clp protease ATP-binding subunit ClpA — MLSPEVEYSINSLFREANEKHHEFVTVEHLLLAMTRNPSAADTLRACGINIPQLQQELEGHIEESTPILVEDDVRETRPTIGFQRVLQRAVYHVQASAKEEVTGDSILVAIFGETESHAVYYLARQDMSRLDLVNYISHGIQKGEDISFDSLSTDDDESSAEPRANEEEHEFGEDESKSSPLERFARNLNQMAIDGKIDPLIGREEEIERTVQVLCRRRKNNPLLVGEAGVGKTAIAEGLAKRIVDEDVPEVLADATIYSLDLGALVAGTKYRGDFEKRLKAVLNQIRDEEHAVLFIDEIHIIIGAGATSGGTMDASNLIKPVLASGELKCMGSTTYQEYHSIFEKDRALARRFQKIDVNEPSVPETIKILKGLKSRFEEHHDVKYTMPALETAVELSARYITDRRLPDKAIDVIDEAGANRQLQPKATRKKTINVSDIEAIVAKIARIPPKAVSSSDMEVLKSLDTDLKRVVFGQDEAIKQIVTAIKMARSGLRDDAKPIGSFLFAGPTGVGKTEVTKQLSEHLGIKLLRFDMSEYMERHTVSRLIGAPPGYVGYDEGGLLTDAVNKNPHAVLLLDEVEKAHPDVFNLLLQVMDNGKLTDSNGREIDFRNVILIMTSNAGAQDISRSSMGFTRQDHSLDTTKAIENAFTPEFRNRLDAVVQFRPLPEGVITSIVDKFLIRLEAQLNEKRVTLVVDDKAKRWLAEKGYDVKMGARPMERVIQENIKRPLADEILFGRLSKGGTVRITAQDDGLVLDYDDEKEVVA; from the coding sequence ATGTTAAGTCCGGAAGTTGAGTATTCTATCAACAGCCTGTTCAGGGAAGCCAATGAGAAGCACCACGAGTTTGTAACGGTGGAGCATCTTTTATTAGCGATGACAAGGAATCCCTCCGCAGCTGACACGCTACGGGCGTGCGGTATTAATATCCCCCAGTTGCAGCAAGAGCTGGAAGGGCATATTGAAGAAAGCACGCCTATTTTGGTCGAGGACGATGTTCGCGAGACGCGTCCGACCATTGGTTTTCAGCGCGTATTACAACGTGCTGTATACCATGTCCAGGCATCTGCCAAAGAAGAAGTGACCGGAGATAGTATTCTGGTGGCAATCTTTGGCGAGACAGAATCCCATGCGGTCTATTATTTAGCCCGTCAGGATATGTCACGCTTGGATTTGGTGAATTATATTTCTCATGGCATTCAAAAAGGTGAAGATATCTCTTTTGATAGTCTGTCGACGGATGACGATGAGTCCTCCGCAGAGCCAAGAGCGAATGAAGAAGAGCATGAGTTTGGTGAGGATGAGTCAAAGTCCAGCCCGCTTGAGCGATTCGCACGTAATCTGAATCAAATGGCGATTGATGGAAAAATAGATCCATTAATTGGCCGTGAAGAAGAGATTGAGCGTACGGTTCAGGTGCTTTGTCGCCGCCGTAAGAATAATCCTTTGTTAGTTGGCGAAGCAGGTGTTGGTAAAACAGCCATCGCAGAAGGCCTTGCTAAGCGCATCGTTGATGAGGATGTTCCAGAAGTATTGGCTGATGCCACAATCTATTCATTAGATTTAGGCGCATTGGTTGCCGGTACTAAGTATCGTGGTGATTTTGAGAAGCGCCTGAAAGCTGTATTGAATCAGATTCGCGATGAGGAGCATGCGGTACTGTTTATTGATGAGATTCATATCATCATTGGTGCGGGTGCGACTTCTGGCGGCACAATGGATGCTTCTAACCTGATTAAGCCAGTATTGGCATCAGGTGAGCTGAAGTGCATGGGCTCTACAACGTATCAGGAATATCACAGTATTTTTGAGAAGGATCGTGCTTTAGCTCGTCGCTTCCAGAAAATTGATGTGAATGAACCGTCAGTGCCAGAGACGATTAAAATCCTTAAGGGGTTGAAGTCGCGCTTTGAAGAGCATCATGATGTGAAATACACCATGCCAGCACTGGAAACAGCGGTTGAATTATCTGCGCGTTACATCACTGACCGTCGCTTGCCCGATAAGGCGATTGATGTGATTGATGAGGCTGGCGCAAATCGTCAACTACAGCCAAAAGCAACTCGTAAGAAGACAATTAACGTGTCTGATATCGAGGCGATCGTGGCAAAAATTGCACGTATTCCACCTAAGGCTGTTTCAAGTTCTGATATGGAAGTGCTGAAGTCGCTGGATACTGATCTTAAGCGTGTTGTGTTTGGTCAGGATGAAGCAATCAAGCAAATCGTTACGGCGATTAAAATGGCTCGTTCTGGTTTGCGTGATGATGCGAAGCCAATTGGTTCTTTCTTGTTTGCAGGCCCGACGGGTGTTGGTAAGACTGAAGTGACCAAGCAGCTGTCTGAGCACTTAGGTATTAAGTTATTGCGCTTTGATATGTCTGAGTACATGGAAAGACATACTGTGTCTCGTTTGATCGGTGCACCTCCAGGGTATGTTGGCTATGACGAAGGTGGCTTACTGACGGATGCCGTTAATAAGAACCCACATGCGGTATTGTTATTGGATGAAGTTGAAAAGGCACATCCGGATGTGTTCAACTTGTTATTGCAGGTAATGGATAACGGTAAGCTGACGGACAGTAACGGTCGGGAGATTGATTTCCGGAATGTTATTCTGATTATGACCAGTAACGCTGGTGCACAGGATATTAGCCGTAGCTCAATGGGCTTCACGCGTCAGGATCACTCACTGGATACTACTAAGGCGATCGAAAATGCCTTTACACCTGAGTTCCGCAATCGTTTGGATGCGGTTGTTCAGTTCAGACCGTTGCCTGAAGGTGTGATTACGTCAATCGTTGATAAGTTCCTGATTCGTCTGGAAGCTCAATTGAACGAGAAGCGTGTGACGCTGGTTGTTGATGACAAGGCTAAGCGTTGGTTAGCTGAGAAGGGCTACGATGTTAAGATGGGTGCACGTCCGATGGAGCGTGTTATTCAGGAAAATATCAAGCGTCCGCTGGCTGATGAAATTCTATTTGGTCGTCTGTCAAAAGGCGGCACTGTAAGAATTACGGCTCAGGATGATGGATTGGTTCTGGACTATGATGACGAGAAAGAGGTGGTTGCCTGA
- the icd gene encoding NADP-dependent isocitrate dehydrogenase: MSFQHITVPAKGEKITSNADFSLNVPDMPVIPFVEGDGIGADITPVMKKVINAAVAKAYGSKREIQWMEIYAGEKANALYGGDVWLPDETIDVVKDYVVSIKGPLTTPVGGGMRSLNVTLRQTLDLYTCLRPVRYYTGTPSPVKEPEKTDMVIFRENSEDIYAGIEWEAGSPEVKKMIDFLQNEMGVTKIRFPETSGIGIKPVSREGTERLVRKALQYAIDNNRKVVTIVHKGNIMKFTEGGFKQWGIDLARKEFGATELDGGPWLSFKNPKTGEDIILNDVIADAFLQNILLYPENYSVVATLNLNGDFVSDALAAQVGGIGIAPGANLSDDIAVFEATHGTAPMIAGQNKANPGSIILSAEMMLRHMGWLEAADLVVKGISGAISAKTVTFDFANEMDDAVVQTTAEFGDRIIENM; this comes from the coding sequence ATGAGTTTTCAGCATATTACCGTCCCTGCAAAAGGTGAGAAAATCACTTCTAACGCAGATTTTTCTTTGAATGTACCGGATATGCCGGTAATCCCTTTTGTTGAGGGTGATGGCATCGGTGCGGACATTACACCGGTAATGAAAAAAGTAATCAATGCGGCCGTTGCAAAAGCTTACGGCAGCAAACGTGAAATCCAGTGGATGGAAATCTATGCTGGCGAGAAGGCTAATGCGCTTTACGGTGGTGATGTTTGGTTGCCTGATGAGACAATTGATGTCGTTAAAGACTACGTTGTTTCTATTAAAGGCCCGCTGACTACACCAGTCGGTGGTGGTATGCGCTCATTGAACGTAACACTACGCCAGACGTTGGATCTGTACACGTGCCTGCGTCCGGTTCGTTATTACACCGGTACACCAAGCCCAGTTAAAGAGCCTGAAAAAACGGATATGGTTATTTTCCGTGAGAACTCAGAAGATATCTATGCGGGTATCGAGTGGGAAGCAGGATCACCTGAAGTTAAGAAGATGATCGACTTCCTGCAAAACGAAATGGGCGTCACCAAGATTCGTTTCCCTGAGACCAGCGGTATCGGCATTAAGCCAGTATCTCGCGAAGGTACTGAGCGCTTAGTGCGTAAAGCATTGCAGTATGCGATCGATAATAACCGCAAGGTTGTGACGATTGTGCACAAAGGTAATATCATGAAGTTCACTGAAGGTGGCTTCAAGCAATGGGGTATCGATCTGGCTCGTAAAGAGTTTGGCGCAACTGAGTTGGATGGTGGTCCATGGTTGTCATTCAAGAACCCGAAGACAGGCGAAGACATTATCCTGAATGATGTGATTGCTGATGCATTCTTACAGAACATCCTGCTTTACCCTGAGAACTACTCAGTGGTTGCGACATTGAACCTGAATGGTGACTTTGTGTCGGATGCGCTGGCAGCACAGGTTGGTGGTATCGGTATTGCACCAGGTGCTAACTTATCAGATGACATTGCTGTGTTTGAAGCAACACACGGAACTGCACCAATGATTGCCGGTCAAAATAAGGCGAACCCTGGTTCTATTATTTTGTCTGCAGAGATGATGCTGCGTCACATGGGCTGGTTGGAAGCGGCTGACCTTGTGGTTAAAGGTATTTCTGGTGCTATATCAGCAAAAACAGTAACCTTCGATTTTGCGAACGAAATGGATGATGCCGTTGTACAGACAACTGCAGAGTTCGGTGATCGCATCATCGAAAATATGTAA